A part of Micromonospora chersina genomic DNA contains:
- a CDS encoding 30S ribosomal protein bS22: MGSVVKKRRKRMAKKKHRKLLRKTRVQRRRLGK; the protein is encoded by the coding sequence ATGGGCTCGGTGGTCAAGAAGCGCCGCAAGCGCATGGCTAAGAAGAAGCACCGCAAGCTGCTGCGCAAGACCCGCGTCCAGCGTCGTCGTCTCGGCAAGTGA